One window of Nocardia nova SH22a genomic DNA carries:
- the dnaB gene encoding replicative DNA helicase, with the protein MAVVDDREHSDYNDQPGEDFGRQPPHDMAAEQSVLGGMLLSKDAIADVVEVIRPGDFYRPAHQAVYDAILDLYSRGEPADPVTVSATLDRRGELKRIGGPPYLVTLTQTVPTAANASFYAEIVAEKAILRRLVEAGTRIVQFGYAGADGQDVAEVVDRAQAEIYEVTERRSSEDFMPLEELLQPTMDEIDSIASRGGISLGVPTGFTELDEVTNGLHPGQMIIVAARPGVGKSTLGMDFMRSCSVKHGLASVIFSLEMSRTEIVMRLLSAEAKIKLGDMRAGRMSDDDWTKLARRMSEISEAPLFVDDSPNLTMMEIRAKARRLKQRHDLRLVVVDYLQLMTSGKKVESRQQEVSEFSRSLKLLAKELEVPVVAISQLNRGPEQRTDKRPMVSDLRESGSLEQDADMVILLHRPDAFERDDPRGGEADLILGKHRNGPTATITVAHQLHLSRFVDMARG; encoded by the coding sequence GTGGCAGTCGTCGACGATCGCGAACACTCGGACTACAACGATCAGCCCGGCGAGGACTTCGGCAGGCAACCCCCGCACGATATGGCCGCCGAACAGTCCGTTCTCGGCGGCATGCTGCTCAGCAAGGACGCCATCGCCGATGTCGTCGAGGTGATCCGGCCCGGGGATTTCTACCGCCCCGCACACCAGGCCGTCTACGACGCCATCCTCGATCTCTACAGCCGCGGCGAGCCCGCCGACCCCGTCACCGTCTCCGCCACCCTGGACCGCCGAGGTGAGCTGAAGCGTATCGGTGGTCCCCCCTATCTGGTCACCCTGACCCAGACCGTGCCGACCGCGGCCAACGCCTCCTTCTATGCCGAAATCGTCGCGGAGAAGGCGATTCTGCGTCGCCTGGTCGAGGCCGGTACCCGCATCGTCCAGTTCGGTTACGCCGGCGCCGACGGCCAGGATGTGGCCGAGGTCGTCGACCGCGCCCAGGCCGAGATCTACGAGGTCACCGAGCGCCGCTCCAGCGAAGACTTCATGCCCCTGGAGGAACTGCTCCAGCCCACGATGGACGAGATCGACTCCATCGCCAGCCGCGGCGGCATCTCCCTCGGCGTCCCGACCGGTTTCACCGAACTCGACGAGGTCACCAACGGCCTGCACCCGGGCCAGATGATCATCGTCGCGGCTCGGCCCGGTGTCGGAAAATCTACGCTGGGAATGGATTTCATGCGTAGTTGTTCGGTCAAACATGGGCTGGCGAGTGTGATCTTCTCGCTGGAGATGAGCCGGACCGAGATCGTGATGCGTCTGCTGTCGGCGGAGGCGAAGATCAAACTCGGTGATATGCGCGCCGGGCGGATGAGCGATGACGACTGGACCAAACTCGCGCGGCGGATGAGTGAGATCAGCGAGGCGCCGCTGTTCGTGGACGACTCACCGAACCTCACCATGATGGAGATCCGGGCCAAGGCGCGGCGTTTGAAACAGCGCCATGATCTACGGCTCGTGGTGGTCGACTATCTGCAGCTGATGACCTCCGGCAAGAAGGTCGAATCCCGGCAGCAGGAAGTCTCGGAATTCTCCCGAAGCCTGAAACTGCTGGCGAAGGAACTGGAAGTCCCGGTCGTCGCGATCAGTCAGCTGAACCGTGGTCCGGAACAGCGAACGGACAAGCGCCCCATGGTCTCCGACCTCCGCGAATCCGGAAGCCTCGAGCAGGATGCCGATATGGTCATCCTGCTGCACCGGCCGGACGCGTTCGAGCGGGACGATCCGCGTGGCGGCGAGGCGGACCTGATTCTCGGTAAGCACCGAAACGGTCCCACCGCGACCATCACCGTCGCGCACCAGCTGCATCTGAGCCGGTTCGTCGACATGGCCCGCGGTTAG
- a CDS encoding helix-turn-helix domain-containing protein, with translation MSDEFGAVLADIGPRLRELRSRRGQTLTALSADTGIPVSTLSRLESGQRKPGLEQLLALAKAHRIPLDELVGAPASGDPRVYPQPFTRNGMTIIPLTHNPGGLQVFRQILPAGCANREPAPRSHEGYHWLYVLSGRLRVVLGDGDLVLTTGEVAEFDTHLPHWFGNADDKPVEFLSILGPQGERFHLRARYRPR, from the coding sequence GTGAGCGACGAGTTCGGGGCCGTGCTGGCCGATATCGGACCACGACTGCGGGAACTGCGCAGCCGCCGCGGACAGACGTTGACCGCGCTGTCCGCGGATACCGGAATTCCGGTCAGCACCCTGTCGCGCTTGGAATCCGGGCAGCGCAAACCTGGGCTGGAACAACTCCTGGCCCTGGCCAAGGCGCATCGGATCCCGCTCGACGAACTCGTCGGCGCGCCCGCCAGCGGCGACCCCCGGGTCTATCCACAACCGTTCACACGCAACGGCATGACGATCATCCCGCTCACGCACAACCCCGGCGGACTGCAGGTCTTCCGCCAGATCCTCCCGGCGGGCTGCGCGAACCGCGAACCCGCGCCCCGCTCACACGAGGGCTACCACTGGCTCTACGTTCTCAGCGGCCGGTTGCGCGTTGTCCTCGGCGATGGAGATCTCGTACTCACCACCGGCGAGGTCGCCGAATTCGACACCCACCTGCCGCACTGGTTCGGCAATGCCGACGACAAACCGGTGGAATTCCTGAGCATCCTCGGACCGCAGGGCGAGCGCTTCCATCTACGAGCCCGCTACCGCCCCCGGTGA
- a CDS encoding cutinase family protein: MALREFISRHRIVSAAAAPAALGVAAIVAASWGLMATPEHRDTRLTSSVTECHDMVTISVAGRNDSPNPNSTAMLVDANGNALPAALSGDYHSTWVDPVVNAPADKVDPGSYAAVYIAYPANMNSYEDAVTTGVSNTQQVMHDIAQACPDTKFSIVGYSEGADVARRVAMGIGHDEPGTDGKYDVVDPNHVLGVVILADAGRTAGDGPFPGAQDPFGHPDGFDQNYQNGNTPISGQGAMPDNAGDFGSLNGKIASFCSEGDLTCAAPQNISLLQLAANVGRQLNVDALQNEGLTPATGQDVAVVLGQIAMNAFSYIATQPNWMASDETFLQVLLKVSDPEYKPGQNPPDKAVAQSISTNEMSPLAYLPKKVFNEIVGLIVTNQNTIPVIMSDPYQLTLGPNGTGHHFDYWRDSDSANGKPMTSAEYAAAWLTHLAQQAQAGEPVDTKAQPTEADVATAYKTVTDTQAEKKKNADEAAAAAKEKKTDKTTTTKDPKATKDPKPSKDAASTKETTTPSKDATPSKDATPSKDTAPTEDPKATEDSKPTPTNPGTPEQAPATTTPATTTPAKPQPRTEVAAPVQTTEPKKPEPTKEQPGKDEPTKDQPTTAERTPAPAK, translated from the coding sequence ATGGCTCTTCGCGAGTTCATTTCGCGGCACCGCATAGTCTCGGCGGCCGCCGCACCAGCGGCTTTGGGGGTGGCGGCGATCGTGGCCGCCTCGTGGGGACTGATGGCCACACCGGAGCACCGGGACACCAGGCTCACGTCGTCGGTCACCGAATGCCACGACATGGTGACCATCTCGGTGGCCGGACGCAACGACAGCCCGAACCCGAACAGCACGGCCATGCTGGTCGACGCGAACGGCAATGCCCTGCCCGCCGCGCTGTCGGGCGATTACCACAGCACGTGGGTCGATCCGGTGGTCAACGCACCGGCCGACAAGGTCGACCCGGGGTCCTACGCCGCGGTGTACATCGCCTATCCGGCGAATATGAACTCCTACGAGGACGCCGTCACCACGGGCGTCTCCAATACCCAGCAGGTGATGCACGACATCGCGCAGGCCTGTCCGGACACCAAATTCTCGATCGTCGGCTACAGCGAGGGCGCCGACGTGGCCCGCCGGGTGGCGATGGGTATCGGACACGATGAGCCCGGCACCGACGGCAAATACGATGTCGTCGATCCGAATCATGTTCTGGGCGTGGTGATTCTGGCGGACGCCGGACGTACCGCGGGTGACGGCCCGTTCCCCGGCGCACAGGATCCGTTCGGCCATCCGGACGGATTCGATCAGAACTATCAGAACGGCAACACCCCGATCTCCGGTCAGGGCGCCATGCCGGACAACGCCGGGGATTTCGGTTCGCTGAACGGGAAGATCGCCTCGTTCTGCTCCGAGGGTGATCTGACTTGCGCCGCGCCGCAGAACATTTCGCTGTTGCAGCTGGCGGCCAACGTCGGACGGCAGTTGAATGTGGACGCCCTGCAGAACGAGGGCCTGACACCAGCGACGGGTCAGGATGTGGCGGTCGTGCTGGGGCAGATCGCGATGAACGCCTTCTCCTACATCGCGACCCAGCCGAACTGGATGGCCAGTGACGAGACCTTCCTGCAGGTGCTGCTGAAGGTGTCGGATCCGGAATACAAGCCGGGCCAGAATCCGCCGGACAAGGCTGTGGCACAGTCCATTTCGACCAACGAGATGTCGCCGCTGGCCTACCTGCCGAAGAAGGTGTTCAACGAGATCGTCGGCCTGATCGTGACCAACCAGAACACCATTCCGGTGATCATGAGCGATCCGTACCAGCTGACGCTGGGCCCGAACGGGACCGGACATCACTTCGATTACTGGCGTGATTCCGATTCGGCCAACGGTAAGCCGATGACCTCGGCGGAGTACGCGGCCGCGTGGCTCACTCACCTGGCGCAGCAGGCACAGGCCGGGGAGCCGGTCGACACCAAGGCACAGCCGACCGAGGCCGATGTGGCGACAGCATACAAGACCGTCACCGACACCCAGGCGGAGAAGAAGAAAAACGCCGACGAGGCCGCTGCGGCTGCCAAGGAGAAGAAGACCGACAAGACCACCACTACCAAGGATCCGAAGGCGACCAAGGACCCGAAGCCGAGCAAGGATGCGGCTTCCACCAAGGAGACGACGACCCCGTCCAAGGACGCGACCCCGTCCAAGGACGCGACGCCCTCGAAGGACACCGCTCCGACCGAGGATCCGAAGGCGACCGAGGATTCGAAGCCGACGCCGACGAACCCCGGCACCCCTGAGCAGGCCCCGGCCACCACAACACCGGCGACCACGACACCGGCCAAGCCGCAACCCCGGACCGAGGTCGCAGCGCCCGTGCAGACCACCGAGCCGAAGAAGCCCGAACCGACCAAGGAACAGCCCGGCAAGGACGAGCCGACCAAGGATCAGCCCACGACCGCGGAGCGCACTCCGGCCCCGGCGAAGTAG